Proteins from a genomic interval of Symmachiella macrocystis:
- a CDS encoding squalene--hopene cyclase, translating into MTQTDPRQPRHIRSPRFAMHLLLAAVMGGLILAPAAAKAQAPLPGIRHGDVVPRDVREMYDRGLQFLATTQAADGSWSDGQTGPGVTGLGLMVFLASGEDPNYGKYSSNIRRCLRSIISEQNAGTGFFGNSMYHHGFAMLGLAEAYGAVDERNLWPVGKKNNARSIGESLELAVRAAITSQKKNSLNAWRYSPDSNDADTSVSGSVMVGLLAARNAGIEVPDTAIDKAVAYFASMTSGSGEVGYSGLGGFGESLARSSIATLVYAIAHRKDLDKYKATVKYLTDRLETEASSWPEYARYYQAQALFQGDVEAWEKWNKILIRRLKTVQQANGSFQGQFGASLSTSMNLLALALNYRFLPIYER; encoded by the coding sequence ATGACTCAAACCGACCCACGACAACCGAGACACATCCGCTCGCCGCGCTTTGCCATGCACCTGCTGCTTGCGGCAGTGATGGGGGGATTGATTCTAGCGCCCGCCGCGGCGAAAGCGCAAGCACCATTGCCGGGTATCCGCCACGGCGACGTCGTGCCACGCGATGTCCGTGAAATGTATGACCGGGGTTTGCAATTCTTGGCCACCACACAAGCGGCGGACGGTTCCTGGTCCGATGGTCAAACCGGCCCCGGCGTCACAGGCTTAGGATTGATGGTGTTTCTCGCATCGGGAGAAGATCCAAATTACGGAAAATACAGCAGTAACATCCGGCGTTGTTTGCGGAGCATTATTTCCGAACAAAACGCGGGGACCGGCTTTTTCGGCAACAGCATGTATCACCACGGGTTCGCGATGTTGGGGCTGGCGGAGGCTTATGGTGCAGTTGATGAGCGCAACTTGTGGCCTGTAGGGAAAAAGAACAACGCCCGCTCCATCGGCGAATCGTTGGAGTTGGCTGTCCGTGCAGCAATCACGTCGCAGAAAAAAAACTCGCTCAATGCGTGGAGGTATTCGCCCGATTCCAACGATGCGGATACCTCGGTGAGTGGATCGGTCATGGTCGGTTTGCTCGCCGCGCGGAACGCGGGGATTGAGGTTCCCGACACGGCAATCGATAAAGCCGTGGCCTATTTCGCCAGCATGACGTCCGGTTCGGGCGAAGTCGGCTATTCCGGCTTGGGTGGGTTTGGCGAATCGTTGGCGCGAAGTTCCATCGCCACTTTGGTCTACGCCATCGCGCATCGTAAAGACTTGGACAAATATAAAGCGACCGTCAAATATCTCACCGACCGACTAGAAACCGAAGCCAGCAGCTGGCCGGAATACGCTCGCTACTATCAGGCGCAAGCGTTGTTTCAAGGGGATGTCGAAGCCTGGGAAAAGTGGAACAAGATTCTCATTCGTCGACTCAAGACCGTTCAACAAGCCAATGGCAGCTTTCAAGGTCAGTTCGGAGCGTCATTGAGCACATCCATGAATCTGCTGGCTTTGGCGTTGAATTACCGATTTCTGCCGATTTACGAGCGATAA
- a CDS encoding EAL domain-containing protein, giving the protein MTTQILPATDQELWFLEGLIDQRDRVQHIPINSVPFRIGRSAELGLCLPSPAVSKAHAEIVSVGDKLFLRDLDSTNGTFVNGHRVAGTTPIGEGDLIQFATIDFRVKREAAKSFNNTISDSSCDLSGMLARFHNLMSSRAVVPVFQPIIAFADKSVIGYEILSRSRIDGLETPRDMFLVAERLHLAAELSTMLRWEGVRTGDQIIPATNLFINTHPCEKMTLGLLDNLRELRERFPQRPLTIEIHEGAVTDLEEMQTFREAITDLNIGLAYDDFGAGQTRLLDLVAVPPDYLKFDIKLIRDIHLHPQQQQMVESLVTMVRDFGIAALAEGIERPEEAEICQQIGFDFAQGYFFGRPMLVDSVPVA; this is encoded by the coding sequence ATGACAACTCAAATACTACCCGCAACTGATCAAGAACTTTGGTTCTTGGAAGGGCTCATCGATCAGCGCGATCGGGTGCAACATATTCCAATCAACTCGGTCCCGTTTCGCATCGGTCGCTCCGCCGAGCTGGGGCTCTGCTTGCCCTCTCCCGCGGTTTCCAAAGCACATGCCGAAATTGTATCGGTAGGAGATAAACTCTTTCTCCGAGATTTGGATAGCACCAATGGAACATTCGTCAACGGCCATCGCGTCGCCGGGACGACTCCGATTGGCGAAGGAGACTTGATCCAATTCGCCACAATCGATTTCCGAGTGAAACGTGAAGCCGCAAAGAGCTTTAACAATACCATTTCAGATTCCTCGTGCGACCTGAGTGGGATGCTGGCACGGTTTCACAACCTGATGTCTTCCCGCGCGGTCGTTCCGGTATTTCAGCCAATCATCGCATTCGCCGACAAGAGCGTCATCGGATATGAAATCCTGTCGCGGAGTCGGATCGATGGTCTGGAAACTCCACGTGACATGTTTCTGGTGGCCGAACGACTGCACTTGGCCGCGGAATTGAGCACGATGCTACGCTGGGAAGGGGTGCGAACCGGCGATCAAATCATTCCCGCGACCAACTTGTTTATTAACACACACCCGTGTGAAAAAATGACGCTAGGACTGCTCGACAATTTGCGTGAACTCCGCGAACGATTTCCCCAGCGGCCATTAACCATTGAGATTCACGAAGGTGCTGTCACAGATTTGGAGGAGATGCAAACGTTCCGGGAGGCGATCACCGACCTAAATATTGGGTTGGCCTACGACGACTTCGGCGCCGGGCAGACGCGATTGCTCGACCTAGTTGCGGTTCCCCCCGATTACCTCAAGTTCGACATCAAACTCATTCGCGACATCCATCTCCACCCGCAACAGCAACAAATGGTCGAATCGCTGGTCACGATGGTTCGTGATTTCGGAATCGCCGCTCTGGCTGAGGGGATTGAGCGCCCCGAAGAAGCTGAAATCTGTCAGCAAATCGGGTTTGATTTCGCGCAAGGGTATTTCTTCGGCCGCCCGATGCTGGTCGACTCCGTCCCGGTTGCGTGA
- a CDS encoding TlpA family protein disulfide reductase: MTFKSVVLTSILCLSALAGLGGSLCAADDVREDAILRLASGDYMTGSLGDSATPDVVTWNSPPFTKPLTFPAGRVVSVHFPVGLDRPAPKGSYCVELAGGDQLFGELVSLSPTDMVLDSTRFGKLKIARSHIRRILSWGEGAKVVWQGPSGLGGWDHSGEKAKWTEEGGQLVTNNQDAFLQRDLEIPSRAGIELEISWKKKADFVIALGVDDNPKNIQQAFRLEVWEQDLVLMRETDDEVDVTSLLKLKAGGGQLHLQIYLDQEKNRIFAYTADGRRLGDLEVAKSNSPAAFTLSGLRVMNKRGDLRLDRLRITEWNGEAPHDVQGNASRAHLADGTIINGTVQSYDADTDEFIMLRDDKPVRIKEGQAVSFSMPAETPEEPRVISAIFPDNNRISGSIVKIEKGKVSIKSPGIENELVFPATDLHSLASSIKQLPPQAREEREGRLEIPGLRLRGYLVDAQVKADGSCLMFHPREGLSSSPLGAEVSGRIVYRDPPPPQPKKQVQQQRRRVVRQRRGFWGGVIEKLSTGNPAGAVSGPSGRAIHLYTGDVIPGKVKRIDEKGVYFDSTMTDAKFVPNEKVKAVEFIRAQSTIKFSKKKRERLLTLPRMQKHNPPTHMIRSIKGDYLRARILDMDEEYLTVEVRLETKKIRREYVSRIIWLHGDDLNLDESADEDPVAKPLTKLRVQTMRSDNSRLTFEPDAVANATISGTSDVLGQCQVELKLVDQLIFGDAIEEAASKLTYHQWKLKHAVEPSYLSASGAQNTGLDSSLVGEMAPDFTLKLMQGGDFHLADQKGKIIVLDFWATWCGPCMQAMPQVDGVAREFEGQQVELVTVNLEENPERIRQTLERLKLSPTVALDQDGAVADKYSATSIPQTVIIDRDGKIVRLFVGGGPQFGEQLRKALQEVISGKLPGEDPPADAQPAADE; encoded by the coding sequence ATGACTTTTAAAAGCGTTGTTTTGACGTCGATATTGTGCTTATCGGCCCTCGCCGGTTTGGGCGGATCGCTGTGCGCCGCGGATGATGTTCGCGAAGATGCCATTTTGCGATTGGCAAGCGGCGACTATATGACCGGCAGCCTGGGCGATTCCGCGACGCCCGATGTCGTGACCTGGAATTCGCCGCCATTTACAAAGCCGTTGACCTTTCCCGCTGGGCGGGTGGTTTCGGTACATTTTCCCGTGGGCCTCGACCGGCCCGCACCGAAGGGCTCTTATTGCGTGGAGCTTGCCGGCGGTGACCAACTGTTCGGCGAATTGGTCAGCTTGTCTCCGACGGATATGGTGCTTGACTCGACGCGGTTTGGCAAACTCAAGATCGCCCGCAGTCACATCCGCCGGATTCTCAGTTGGGGCGAAGGCGCCAAGGTCGTCTGGCAAGGCCCCAGCGGTTTGGGAGGCTGGGATCACTCCGGCGAGAAAGCCAAATGGACAGAGGAAGGGGGGCAATTGGTCACGAACAACCAGGACGCCTTCTTGCAGCGCGATCTGGAAATTCCGAGCCGCGCCGGCATTGAATTGGAAATCTCCTGGAAGAAAAAAGCCGACTTTGTGATCGCGCTGGGTGTCGATGACAACCCCAAGAATATCCAACAAGCGTTTCGCCTCGAAGTCTGGGAACAGGACTTGGTCTTAATGCGCGAAACCGATGACGAGGTCGACGTCACGTCGCTGCTCAAACTCAAAGCCGGTGGCGGGCAATTGCATTTGCAGATTTATCTTGACCAAGAAAAAAACCGCATCTTTGCCTATACGGCTGACGGCCGTCGGTTGGGAGATCTGGAAGTCGCCAAGTCAAACTCCCCCGCCGCTTTTACGCTCTCCGGATTGCGCGTGATGAACAAACGCGGCGACCTAAGATTGGACCGCTTGCGGATTACGGAATGGAATGGTGAAGCCCCCCATGATGTCCAGGGGAATGCATCGCGCGCCCACCTTGCCGATGGCACAATCATCAACGGCACTGTGCAATCTTATGACGCGGACACAGACGAATTCATTATGCTCAGAGATGACAAACCGGTCCGTATCAAAGAAGGCCAAGCTGTCAGTTTCTCTATGCCCGCTGAGACGCCCGAGGAACCGCGTGTGATTAGCGCGATTTTTCCCGACAACAATCGCATTAGCGGGTCGATTGTCAAAATCGAAAAGGGCAAGGTGTCCATCAAATCCCCGGGTATCGAAAACGAACTCGTGTTTCCTGCCACGGATTTGCATTCACTCGCTTCCAGTATCAAGCAACTACCTCCGCAGGCTCGTGAAGAACGCGAAGGTCGATTAGAGATCCCCGGTCTTCGCCTACGAGGCTACTTGGTCGACGCTCAGGTGAAAGCCGATGGCAGTTGCCTGATGTTTCATCCGCGGGAAGGGCTCTCCAGCAGCCCACTTGGAGCAGAGGTTTCCGGAAGAATCGTCTATCGCGATCCCCCGCCGCCGCAACCGAAAAAACAGGTGCAGCAGCAGCGAAGACGAGTGGTCCGACAGCGGCGCGGTTTTTGGGGAGGCGTGATCGAAAAACTTTCCACCGGAAATCCAGCGGGCGCGGTCTCGGGACCCTCCGGACGAGCCATACATCTTTATACCGGGGATGTGATTCCCGGTAAGGTGAAGCGCATTGACGAAAAGGGGGTCTACTTCGATTCGACGATGACCGACGCCAAATTTGTACCCAACGAAAAAGTCAAAGCCGTGGAGTTTATCAGAGCGCAATCGACGATTAAATTCAGCAAGAAAAAGCGGGAGCGGTTGTTAACGTTGCCGCGCATGCAAAAACACAATCCTCCCACGCACATGATTCGGTCAATCAAAGGGGACTACTTGCGAGCACGGATCTTGGACATGGACGAGGAATACCTCACCGTCGAAGTCCGGTTGGAAACCAAGAAGATTCGCCGCGAATATGTTTCGCGTATCATTTGGTTGCATGGTGATGACCTGAATCTCGATGAATCGGCTGACGAAGACCCGGTTGCGAAACCGCTTACCAAATTACGGGTGCAAACCATGCGGAGTGACAACTCCCGGCTGACCTTCGAACCAGACGCAGTGGCCAATGCAACGATTTCGGGCACCAGCGATGTGTTGGGGCAATGCCAGGTCGAGCTGAAGCTTGTCGATCAATTGATCTTCGGCGATGCCATCGAAGAGGCGGCATCCAAGTTGACCTACCATCAATGGAAACTCAAGCACGCCGTCGAACCCAGCTACCTGTCCGCGTCGGGCGCGCAAAATACCGGCCTGGACTCCTCGTTGGTGGGTGAAATGGCACCCGACTTTACCTTAAAGCTCATGCAAGGGGGCGACTTTCACCTCGCGGACCAGAAAGGGAAAATCATCGTGCTCGATTTCTGGGCCACTTGGTGCGGTCCGTGTATGCAGGCGATGCCGCAAGTGGACGGCGTGGCACGCGAGTTCGAGGGACAACAAGTCGAATTGGTCACCGTAAACCTGGAAGAAAATCCCGAACGGATCCGTCAAACGTTGGAACGCCTGAAGTTGTCGCCGACAGTTGCGTTGGACCAAGATGGGGCAGTCGCGGACAAGTATTCCGCCACATCCATCCCACAGACGGTGATCATCGACCGAGACGGAAAAATTGTGCGGCTGTTCGTCGGCGGGGGACCGCAATTCGGAGAACAATTGCGCAAAGCTCTCCAAGAAGTCATTTCTGGAAAACTGCCCGGCGAAGACCCACCAGCCGACGCGCAGCCCGCAGCCGATGAATAG
- a CDS encoding endonuclease V, producing MDIDVEIPDLPAALRDLIAQIPPGRVTTYGALAAALGSDSATRWVGSYVLDPLVAAALPVHRIVLAAGELGLYYTGDAADKCLRLQSEGIEVEKDRIELPRWFFDGFQSSQPLRTLSALQEDYTKRLQLTRPAARPQTVGGVDLSYITDGRAVAGYALIDVATRKLLWSTTLTAEVAFPYIPTFLSFRELPLLLRLLDQVRREDRMPDLVFVDGNGVMHDRRMGIACMLGIAADVATVGISKKLLCGQVETDDMAHREARPVVDGEEVLGMALKSRNSSKLIYVSPGHRIDFATALEVTQSLLAGHRLPEPTHWADKLSRDEVRRISAAQS from the coding sequence ATGGACATTGACGTTGAGATTCCCGATCTGCCGGCCGCGTTGCGGGATTTGATAGCCCAGATTCCACCGGGCCGCGTGACGACCTATGGAGCATTGGCTGCGGCGCTAGGTAGCGATAGCGCAACCCGCTGGGTCGGCAGTTATGTCCTGGATCCGTTAGTCGCAGCCGCATTGCCAGTACACCGCATTGTCCTCGCCGCTGGCGAACTGGGTTTGTACTATACGGGGGACGCGGCCGACAAATGCCTTCGATTGCAATCCGAAGGAATCGAAGTCGAGAAAGATCGCATTGAGTTACCGCGGTGGTTTTTCGATGGCTTTCAATCATCACAGCCGCTGCGGACATTGAGCGCACTGCAAGAGGACTACACCAAGCGACTGCAACTGACGCGTCCTGCGGCGCGACCGCAAACCGTTGGCGGCGTGGATCTCTCTTATATCACTGACGGGAGAGCCGTCGCCGGATACGCGTTGATCGATGTGGCCACACGCAAATTGTTATGGTCGACCACCCTGACTGCGGAGGTCGCGTTTCCGTACATCCCTACGTTTTTGTCCTTCCGGGAATTGCCCTTGTTGTTGCGGTTGTTGGATCAAGTCCGCCGGGAGGATCGCATGCCGGATCTGGTCTTTGTCGATGGCAACGGTGTCATGCACGACCGCCGCATGGGCATCGCCTGTATGTTGGGTATTGCCGCTGACGTGGCAACGGTGGGGATCAGCAAGAAATTATTGTGTGGCCAAGTTGAGACCGATGACATGGCGCATCGCGAAGCGCGTCCTGTGGTGGATGGCGAAGAAGTTTTGGGGATGGCGCTCAAATCGCGGAACAGCTCGAAGTTGATTTATGTTTCCCCGGGGCATCGCATCGATTTTGCCACCGCCTTAGAAGTCACGCAAAGCCTGCTGGCTGGCCATCGTCTTCCAGAACCGACTCATTGGGCCGATAAACTAAGCCGCGATGAAGTCCGCCGCATTTCCGCCGCTCAGTCGTAG